Proteins encoded in a region of the Paenibacillus sp. W2I17 genome:
- a CDS encoding tellurite resistance TerB family protein, translating to MSSFKSWLNSTKQGLEEQVKKFKNKDFMDAVVAGCALVAFADGSIDEAEKNKMAGYIKLSQELKVFDMAEVITRFNHYVANFEFSPEIGKQEALKAIGKFKAKPDVGRVIVGVCSAIGSADGNFDDQEKRVVAEICIVLGLNPGEFNL from the coding sequence ATGAGTTCATTTAAAAGCTGGTTAAATTCAACAAAACAAGGACTTGAAGAGCAAGTCAAAAAGTTTAAAAATAAAGATTTTATGGATGCCGTGGTTGCAGGTTGTGCACTGGTTGCTTTTGCGGATGGTTCCATTGACGAAGCCGAGAAGAACAAGATGGCCGGTTATATCAAACTGAGTCAGGAATTGAAAGTGTTCGACATGGCTGAAGTGATTACACGCTTTAATCATTATGTCGCGAACTTTGAGTTCTCTCCAGAGATCGGGAAGCAGGAAGCGCTGAAAGCCATTGGGAAATTCAAAGCCAAGCCGGATGTAGGACGCGTTATTGTGGGTGTATGCAGTGCGATTGGTTCAGCTGACGGCAACTTTGATGATCAGGAGAAAAGAGTCGTTGCCGAGATATGTATTGTACTTGGACTGAACCCGGGTGAATTTAATCTCTAA
- a CDS encoding TerD family protein: protein MASINLVKGQKIDLTKGNAGLTEVIAGLGWDPVTAKGFFGRKKQADVDCDASAIMLNEEGKLVKDSNLVCFHNKQSACRSVIHSGDNLTGQGDGDDEQIKMDLSRIPADVHKVLIVVNIYDCVNRKQDFGMIEKAYIRILDGKNSSELVKFNLSDNYTGSTALICGELYRHGGEWKFSAIGEGSHAVHINELARKYS from the coding sequence GTGGCAAGCATTAATTTGGTCAAAGGACAGAAAATTGATTTAACCAAAGGCAATGCAGGACTTACTGAGGTGATTGCTGGTCTCGGTTGGGACCCGGTAACTGCCAAAGGTTTTTTCGGAAGAAAAAAACAAGCGGATGTCGATTGTGATGCATCGGCGATCATGTTGAATGAGGAAGGCAAGTTGGTCAAGGACTCCAACCTGGTTTGCTTCCACAACAAGCAAAGTGCATGTCGTTCGGTTATCCATTCAGGTGACAATCTAACAGGACAGGGAGACGGTGACGACGAACAGATCAAAATGGATCTGTCCCGTATTCCTGCTGATGTTCATAAAGTATTAATCGTTGTTAATATCTACGATTGTGTCAATCGTAAGCAAGATTTTGGCATGATTGAGAAGGCTTATATTCGTATTCTGGATGGTAAAAATTCCAGTGAGCTCGTGAAGTTCAATCTATCCGATAACTACACAGGTTCAACAGCGTTGATCTGTGGTGAATTGTATCGTCATGGAGGCGAATGGAAATTCTCGGCAATTGGAGAGGGTTCCCATGCGGTACATATCAACGAACTCGCTCGCAAGTACTCTTAA
- a CDS encoding TerD family protein — MTISLAKGQRIDLTKTNPGLTRVVVGLGWDTNKYSGGVDFDLDASAFLLYEDGKAKGTDDFVFYNNPSGGAGSVTHTGDNRTGEGDGDDEQVVVDFSKIPAHIHRIGITVTIYDGDGRGQNFGQVSNAFVRVVDAASDREVLRFDLGEDYSTETAVVFCEFYRAGADWKFQAVGSGFTGGLSALCKNYGLDAQ; from the coding sequence ATGACGATCAGTCTTGCCAAAGGACAACGTATTGACCTGACTAAGACCAATCCGGGCCTTACCCGTGTTGTGGTTGGTTTGGGTTGGGATACGAACAAATATAGTGGTGGAGTCGATTTTGACCTGGACGCTTCGGCTTTTTTGCTGTACGAAGATGGAAAAGCCAAAGGTACGGATGATTTTGTTTTTTACAACAATCCAAGCGGCGGTGCGGGTTCAGTGACACATACCGGTGACAATCGTACGGGTGAGGGTGACGGCGATGATGAGCAAGTTGTCGTTGACTTCAGCAAAATCCCTGCGCACATTCACCGGATCGGGATTACGGTAACCATCTATGATGGAGATGGACGAGGGCAGAATTTTGGACAAGTCTCCAATGCTTTTGTTCGTGTTGTAGATGCTGCAAGTGATCGGGAAGTGCTTCGTTTCGACCTCGGAGAAGACTACTCTACAGAAACAGCTGTGGTGTTCTGTGAGTTTTACCGTGCAGGTGCGGACTGGAAATTCCAGGCGGTAGGCAGCGGTTTCACAGGTGGACTATCTGCTTTATGCAAAAATTACGGACTGGATGCACAATAA
- a CDS encoding TerD family protein, with protein sequence MAISVVKGQKSDLTKTNPGLSRLTVGIGWEAASGVELDTSAFLLGSDNKVAGDEDFIFYNQPSTSFITYMDGGQVGGEKKQFAIDLGKIPARIEKIAFSLTIHDGEARRHHFGQVQHGFLRFANAATGQEVMRYDLGSGFTVETAIVIGELYRHNGEWKFNAIGSGFAGGLNALCANFGVDVDGGSDAAPTTSTVPPTAVPTPPPPVPAPEPTPSPVNSINFSKIELKKKGDTINLKKNAGGLGEILINLNWNQQGSKGLFGRSKSVDLDLGCLFEMKDGTRDVIQALGQTFGSLNRFPYIALDGDDRTGSVKTGENLRINGARISEIERILVFTYIYGGVANWSQVDGVVTIQQKDGPDIIVRMNEYGSPLGMCGIAMLRNVNNETFSIERIVQFYNGHQALDEAHDWGMQWVAGRK encoded by the coding sequence ATGGCGATTTCTGTCGTGAAAGGCCAGAAGAGTGATCTGACCAAAACCAATCCGGGCTTGTCCCGTCTAACGGTAGGCATTGGTTGGGAGGCAGCCTCGGGTGTGGAGCTGGACACATCAGCATTCCTTCTGGGTTCAGACAATAAAGTGGCTGGAGATGAAGATTTTATCTTTTATAATCAGCCCTCTACCTCGTTCATCACGTATATGGATGGTGGACAGGTTGGTGGCGAGAAGAAACAATTCGCCATTGATCTTGGCAAAATCCCCGCCCGAATTGAGAAAATCGCCTTCAGCCTGACGATTCATGACGGTGAAGCACGACGCCATCATTTTGGACAGGTTCAGCATGGTTTTCTACGGTTTGCCAATGCAGCTACAGGTCAGGAAGTGATGAGATATGATCTGGGAAGCGGTTTTACAGTGGAGACCGCGATTGTCATCGGTGAATTGTATCGTCATAACGGAGAATGGAAGTTCAATGCGATAGGATCGGGTTTTGCAGGAGGTTTGAATGCACTCTGCGCTAACTTTGGTGTGGATGTGGATGGTGGATCGGACGCTGCGCCAACGACTTCAACCGTTCCTCCGACAGCTGTACCGACTCCACCACCCCCGGTGCCCGCACCAGAACCGACGCCTTCTCCTGTGAATTCGATCAATTTCAGCAAAATTGAATTGAAGAAGAAGGGTGACACCATTAACCTTAAGAAAAATGCGGGGGGACTTGGTGAAATCCTGATTAACCTGAACTGGAATCAACAGGGCAGCAAAGGGTTGTTTGGTCGCAGCAAGAGTGTGGATCTGGACTTGGGCTGCCTGTTCGAGATGAAGGATGGTACACGAGATGTGATTCAGGCCTTGGGACAGACGTTTGGTTCACTGAACCGTTTCCCTTATATTGCCCTGGATGGGGATGACCGGACGGGATCGGTTAAGACGGGAGAGAATCTGCGGATTAATGGTGCCCGTATCTCGGAAATTGAGCGCATATTGGTATTCACCTATATTTATGGTGGTGTGGCCAACTGGTCTCAAGTAGACGGTGTGGTAACCATCCAGCAGAAGGACGGCCCGGATATCATTGTCCGAATGAATGAATACGGGAGCCCGCTTGGGATGTGTGGCATCGCGATGTTACGCAATGTGAACAATGAGACATTCAGTATTGAACGAATCGTGCAGTTCTATAATGGGCATCAGGCGTTGGACGAGGCTCATGATTGGGGAATGCAGTGGGTTGCGGGAAGAAAGTAA
- a CDS encoding TerD family protein codes for MAINLSKGQKIDLTKTNPGLTKITVGLGWDTNKYDGGKDFDLDVSVFCANANGKVEGEKNFIFFNNPQNENGSVVHTGDNRTGDGDGDDEQINIDLPNVPANVEKIAFSITIYEATDRSQNFGQVSRAYVRIVNEANNEELIRFDLGEDFSIETGVVVGELYRHNGEWKFSAIGSGYQDGLVGLTRDYGLQ; via the coding sequence ATGGCAATTAATCTCTCTAAAGGTCAAAAGATCGATCTGACTAAAACGAATCCAGGTCTGACTAAAATTACAGTAGGTTTGGGCTGGGATACCAACAAGTATGATGGCGGAAAAGACTTTGACCTGGACGTATCGGTATTCTGTGCCAATGCAAACGGTAAAGTAGAAGGCGAGAAAAACTTCATTTTCTTCAACAATCCACAAAATGAAAATGGTTCTGTTGTTCACACCGGTGACAACCGTACAGGAGATGGTGATGGTGATGATGAGCAGATCAACATCGACCTGCCTAACGTACCCGCCAATGTAGAGAAAATTGCATTCTCCATTACGATCTACGAAGCTACGGACCGTAGCCAGAACTTCGGACAAGTCTCCCGTGCTTATGTGCGAATTGTTAACGAAGCAAACAACGAAGAACTGATTCGTTTTGACCTGGGAGAAGACTTCTCCATTGAAACGGGTGTAGTTGTTGGTGAATTGTATCGTCATAACGGCGAGTGGAAGTTCAGTGCCATCGGTAGTGGTTACCAGGATGGACTGGTTGGATTGACACGCGATTACGGTTTGCAATAG